Part of the Anopheles coluzzii chromosome 3, AcolN3, whole genome shotgun sequence genome is shown below.
ATGAAGTGCAGCGGGTGCAGCACGCTGCGGTACTTTTTGTACACGGTTTCGTACGCCTCGAGCCGGCCCGCCTCGTACTCGAAGCAGGCAAGCTCGTCGATTTCGTTGTGTATCGTCATGACGGCCTTCTGGACGGCGGCGCCGGACGTTTTGAACCCACACTGGCCACACTTCCATTCGGCATTCTCATCTAAAGAGCAGAAATACGTTACAAGCGAAGAACGGTTAGTGATACAGACCAGAGGACCTGGGGCGTGCCTGCTCCTTACCTAGTGGATCGGTGGAAGTGATCAATCCTCCGCTGCATTTGCTGCAAAGCAGTGTGCTAAAGTGTGTGCCCAGCTCGGTCGGATCGAGACACCGGGTACAGCGGCATGTGAAGAACTTGCTCGCCTTTAAGATCGATTGCCGCGCGACCGTACCGGTCAGTGTGTACGTGTAGGTCGTGTAGAGCTTGTCACCTTCCCTCACGTCCACTGCAACACGTGCCACCATCCTGCAACGAAACGGAGAAAAGAGGAACAGATTCTCACTCAACCAGCTCCGAAGAACGAAGATCGGGTGGAATTCCAAACAAACATTCCGCAAGCTCCGTTGCACCTTACGATCATCAAGCCGCATCAAGCCGCGTGTGATCGTGTGACTCCGAGCATgtttctctcgctcgctcccgAAAACGGTgtaaaatctatttttattgTAACCCTAAACCGCACCGGGTGCACCACAAAGCCGGCCGTTACTGTGTGCTCGCTCGAAGGTGGGAAGATGCTGCTCCCCGCAGGTCAGGGATCGAATGCTTCTTCGTGTCGAAACAATGTGTGTAAGGGGCGACCTGAATACGGACGGCTACGGCTACTACATTGTTGACGCTGATCGATGCACACTCACCTGAACCCATTGCTCGGATGAATCGAATGCACCACATTCGGCACACAGTTGTGCGCCATGATCGCCAGCTGCGGATACAGACCGCGGCAGCTGTACCCGCTCCCGGTACGGCCCTCGAACGCGTTCACGTCCAACAGTCCGATCGCTCGCTGCACCAACTCGGCCGAAAAGCGCTTGCCCAGCCCGCACGGACCGCGCAGAAACGCCACAATATTGTTCTCGTCCACCTTCCAGTTGGCGCCTTCGCGCCGTTCCGCGTCGTGATACTCCATCGGTTCGATCTCGCGCTTCCACCGTGCCTCGTCCGCTTCCTTCGCCAGCAGCACCCTGAGCGGCGTTATGCAATCGAGCTGTACACAGCCGGCGGTCGAGTCTTCCACCGGCCGGAATCGAACACCGTTCGCGGCAAACACCTCACACTCGCCCCGATGGTACACGAGCTCAGCGCCGCCGGCACTACAATCCTCGCACAGGGGCCAACCACACCGCGAGCAGCGGGGACCACCCTCACCACCGTCCACCGGGCAGCAACATTCCAGACAGAGCGGCGGACTGTCCAGCTTAGGCCCGACGGCGAACGGCGTCTCCTCGAACAGCAGCTCGCCCGCCTTCAGGTCGCGCGCGGCCACCCCGTACCGACCGAGCTCCGGACATTCCAGCACCTTGTAAGTACTGTCACCCATTTATTCTGTTtctgttcccttttttttgtaacacaaacacaagcaacacacacacgcacaaacacttgCTAAGACCGCGTGGTTTTTCACCGACGGTAGTTTCCCGCTTGCTAACGAACGAATTAATGGCGCACTTCGGGCCCGGCGTGGTTGCATTTATAGATTTCGGGTGCTCGCTCGTCGCTAGCGGCCACTGCGGCACCCGAACGATCGGTCCGACCGGCACACACGGTGGGTGATGATAGTGGTAAACATTTGGGGGATTGTTGTTTCTTGATCTTAGAACCGAGGGAGATCTTCTGAAAAATTTGATAAACAAGTTAAAGTAAAGTGCGGCATGCAATGAGCGAGTTCTAAAGTAAATGATTAGGTTTCAAACATTAAAGAGAACGTTGTCGATCATTCAAACTCAATTAGAAATTGGGGCAAAAATCatgattttatcatttttattttgctccaatATCCATTTTATTGACCCTTTGGTCCAGCGATTCCTCCCATCGTGCAAACCAGCCGGGCAGGCAGCCGAGACACAACATGCTTTTCCGCCCGAACTGTCCATGTTCGGCACGGCGTTCGggcattttgtgtttgttgtttcgcgGTGCTATTTTCACTGCTTTCCCTTCACCCTTCACCCATTCGGCACCGTGGCACTGTGTCTAAGTGGCCGTTCGGTGGGTATTTTTAACCTGATCCAAAAACGATGCCGAGCCTCCACAACCAACCACCCGCGACCGGCCCGGCATCGAAGGGTGCATCGTTCGATTTGTCATTATTTGCAGTTTACCCCCCCACTGCTGCCGAGGGGATCTTTCCTTTGCAAACGCGAACGAAAGATTCTAGAGTAACCGAGAAAAGGTAGAATCCGTTCTAGAAAGTGGCCGAAAGCACACAAGTACATAGTTTACTAGCGTCCTTCACGACTACGCGTTAATACTGCTTGTTTGGGGTTGTTTTCTGTTGATGTTTGTGATGTCGCACAGAGGCTTTTTCCTGTGcaacataacaaacaaacaacatgtCGATCAGTCGAGAACATCGAACGGGAACATCATGTCGTGTATCTATATGCTCTTTGCGTTCAAATGGAAAGTGGCCAAACAAGTGTTGGATGATGGTAATCTAATTTGACGATCCGAGGGCCAGAGTGTTCCACCATGCTTCCCCAACGATCCACCTGGGAGATGTGAGTCACTGGGGAGCAAGAATTTTCTTCCCGTCTGCGGTGCGTGCGTAACGCGAGAGTCGTACGCGCATGCGAACGCGTGCCGTTTCCGCGTACCGGGAAGGAAGACGGTAAATACACTCCCGAATACAAGGATGTTTGTGGAAAGCTCAGATTTTTAGGTTTTTGTAACTTATTTATCAgttattgtattatttttatggtAAAGTAATTCGAGGGCTACTGTATCATTTTAAATTAGTTAGTTCTACATTTGCATTGCATTTTCCTTACCAATTTTCCAATCAACCCAATCGCTCCTTCGCTGAATGCAATCTAGTACGCAATACGATCGCAATGCGAAACGTTGCATGCAATACTTGTACGCAAGTCAAATTTCCACGTTGAAGCAAGTTTCTCATTGTTTTTCAATCCAGTAACCGTATGGTAAGGGAAAATTGCTTCGTgtttagctttttttgtgtatttacgGTTTGCTTTTATATATACACTCCAATTCAAACAAATTGTAAGCGCGACGAACTTCTTCCACTACTACGCGACGATCTCGAATCGGCCTCAGCAAACAGGAGAAACAGAGATGGTCGTTAcgctctctccccccccccgccgGTCTTCGTTAGCATACTTCTTTCTAGTGTTCACTGGCAACATCGCCCTCTCCGTCGACCGTTTTCATGCCGGTTCCGACCGGTCCGTGGCGTCTTTCCCAAATCATGCGATGCTTCTGCTTCATGTACGCCGTCTTTGCATTCGCATAACCACCGAGATCACCATCTGTGGGCGAAGGAAGGTAAACGAATAAATGAGCATTGTGAGAtgtaaaagaaacaaaaacataagcACTACTTACACTTGATGAACCAGTTCTCGGCCGCCTTTTCGTACGTGTCCAGCAGCGAACGGCACTTGCGCTCATGGTCCGGCTGCTCGTACAGCACGCAGTCCTCGAAGCGTTGGCGCAAAATGGCTAGAATTTCATTGTCGACCATCCTGTGTCAAGAGCGAGAAAAGGGggacgaaaaacaaatagagtGAAAATATATTCTCATTTATCAAACCCGCAAATGTGGACAGGTTTCAATTACAAAATGGAGAAACGAAATGCACTTGTAAGTGCTTTATTTATTGCACATCTTAAACGGTCGTTTGCTGGTCTGTTTGGGGAGAATTGAAACAATTTCCCTAAATGGGTGCCGCATCATCCCCCGCGCGTGGTTCAAGTGGGTTGATGAGagaaaatcgatcgattgtTACTAGGGTTGCGTGAAACTGTCTGCTCACCGTACCAGACAGATAGTCACCACTAATGAACAAGATAaagaataaatgaaaacaaatttcaaggaatATCAATAATAATAAGCCCAACATCGTTTATTTTGACCATTTAGTGGAtcaatttcaatcaatgttGATGCTAGGCTTAATGGGTGTGTATTTTTcggaacaacacaacacaacatcaTCCACATCACGTTCTCAATCAATCAATGGACGCGAGATTGGCACGAGCAGATTTATCAATTTGAATTGAACAGATACATCAGACGGAGGTAAACAAGCCGCCTCCATCCATTCCATTAGAAAAGAGTGTATTTAAGGTGTATTCAAGCTAATTAGCTGCGTTTGTGTGCCACTTTTTACAAACCACCAGGCTTCTCCATTGCGTCTACTAACAACACACTCCTTTGCCCCATTGTACAAGCCACCAGGCGGCTCCTTTCGCTCTTATTTTTCTCTAAATAGCACAGAAACAACCCCAAAAACAATAGTaacaaaaaacaggaaacACTCCATTACTAACCCCAACAACAACGCGCTTAATAAGGTTGTCCCGCCGAAACACACGGTTCGCGGAGATATAAATATCTTTTATTTACATTGTGGCCAGCAAACAAATTCGcacaccgcaccacacacaaaccaccaccCGTTGTCGAAGCGATCATCGTGTGGTTGGAAAATGCATTTGTTTATGTGTTCCAGGCTTGCTCGACCGGCCTTTGCACTTTGCTCATCTGGAACAGGTTGGACATTTTGCTTCTCCCGCCCAGCGCGTTATggagacgtgtgtgtgtgtgcgttttttgtttttagttgaAACAGCAAACTCTGGTAGCAATATATCGTGCAAAACTAATTCGAACCACGCGTGTATGGCAAAACGCGGCGACCATAAAATATGTGTTAGCCTTGTGTAGcaatttccaataaaaaaaggggaagcaGGTCTTCTCATCATTGTAAGACTACAGAGTTTATCATGATaattaatattgattttttgagTTGTCTCACGTTATACATTTTCGGAAAATTGGCCTCAAGTCAAACAAAATTACCCTTAGCTgacaaatgctttttttaagtCCATTAACGACAAATGCTCATACGAAATAAGAATCGCCATGTTTTTGGTACGTTTATTGCTAAACCACggtttttttccattatttaaaaacaaattcacgATGAAACTTTCATCGCGAACATCGAAGGGTTGATCGTTAACCTTTTACGATGCGCTCTCGCtcagcacacaacacacaacaccaatCACGGCAGACGCGAGGGCATCAAAGAACCAATTAATTAGAATATCTATAATCTGTCAACGGCAACCGATCACTTCATTGGTGTCGCGAGCTGTTGCAATGCGCCGATCAACGCTGAGGGGAGAGACTGGCGGACAATTTTGGCAATATTCACACACAGTCGAGCGATCAGAGAgtaaacatacacaaataaactGATGCTAGTACGGTGGGCGGCAGTGTCTGGCGTGGTTTTGGTTGTGAGGTGCGCAGGTGTCTGTCGTACCAGCTCGTAAGTTTACATTTGACTTCCCTCCCGCAAGCATCACGCACCCCTGCCCTGTCGCTTGCAAACATAAAACAGATGATCTTGACATTGTGTACGAAGGAGTATTTATGGAGTTTGGGCCGCACCTTTCCTATGTTGTTCGCGGGACGAAGGTTTTTGCGCGCGATCAACGCCTTCTTAAAGCGAGCTTTAAACACCTTCGATCGGTGAAATGGATTTCCGGTTGCGCTCATTGAACCGGCAGCAGAGATTTAGTACCTTTCAACCTGGCCACCACAACACGCGGGGCCAGAGCACTTGAGATTTCAAAGGCAATTGGAGGATCGTTTGCGCAAACCGAAACCGGTGAAATTGCACGATCATCAGCAAGGCCGCCCCCATCCCCCAAACGACGCGCGCGGTGGTATTGCTTTTTATAGCAATGGGAAAAGGGAAGACCACTAACGAACGGTACCAAAACGAACCCTTTGTGAGGATGCGCGTTATCGCCAATTAGCTTCTACCGAAGAAGGAAAGCCATAATCACCCTATAAATACGGGATCGGTAGTATTGAAGTAGTAAACCGCCCGAAGATCGGCGATCAACAAAGGGAGAAAGGTACAATGTCCGCAACGATGGGAATCGTTTTATCGTTTGTGAAAGTAAGAATCTTGTTTCGTGGAGCGTTTATTACGATGCTCGGTGCGCGCACATTGGCTCAACTTCCAATTTAAAAATGGTCACATAATATTAAGAACAATCCTATGAAATTACATTAAACATTGTCGATCTTATACAACAGTCAACAATCGAATAATTGTCCAAAATGGACGTTAATTTTCTTCTCTAAAACTCCATTCTGACCATTGCCACATGGCACACTTTCCTACAATGCACGCTTTCCCCAGACCATATCGATTGAGGCGATCTCGTATTGGCAGCGTATTGGCCATAATCGATTGAAAACTTCgtacccacatacacacacacacacacacgatcagcGAACAGCGCGCACCGAATACGGATCGGTCAGTCTTGCTTCTCGATTCCATCCAATCGCACACGACTCGTTTCGTCCCGGgatcgaaccgaaccgaaacctTTACGCGGCACGTGCCTGCAACATCATACGACGACGTGTTTGATTTAGTGGCGTTGGCTTATCCAACTACCTTACCACACCCTCCTTTTATCCCTCCCAAGCAAACCACACAAGCCCGCCCCAGATACGATGGGAAACGCGCCCAACCCGAAACAATACACCAAGTACAGCAAAAACACGGCCGAGGTGCGGGTGAAAAAGTGCATACCGGTGCAACGGGGCATGTTCCGGCTGGGCACCGGCAACCTGTTCTACCTGATACTGATCAAAATCTTTACCATTCTCAACAACATTGTCAACAAATGTCTATAGtgtctggtgtgtgtgtgtgtgtgtgtgtctttgatTGCGCCGcgccgtgtgtgtgcttcgtCTTGTATCTGTTACTGTCTCGAGATTCATTCCGTTCCCCGTCCGTTCGATAGCGCATAGACGGACGCTGGATGCGGAAAGTCCCGCTGCTGTTGTGTCCAAAACGTCCCAAAGCTTCCTGTTTCATCACTCATGTAGTAGGGCAGGAgggatgatgatcatgatgcgATCGCGGTGTGAACATGTTTTCGTACGTGACCAAACCACACACGAACCATCGCACACTGCTACCGTTTCCTGAACAGCTCATAAATATATTAATTTCCGCGTTTATTTTTATGGCCACCCATCTCAACAGTGACGAATCAGAGCTCATCAGCGattaaaatggaaaatgtgGCAGACAGAAAGGCAGAGAAGAAGGGCGAGGCAAATTATGATCGATGGCTAATGGATTGTGACTGGATGCACAGCCAGAATCAGAAATGCCAACTTGCTTACGTTCTCTCTCTGTCGCCCTGCGCGGCCATCACTGGTCCTGCTGTTACGGTCGAGCTGCTGGGGAGTACAGCGTACACGGCGCCGtacaagtgttttttttttttttctgggggTTTAATGCTACATGTGGCGGCGCGAACGCCGTTCTCTCCGATACCACACAGCGGTTTGGCGTTATTTTCGGTGATGTTTACTTTAGCGGGTCTTGATTGAGCTAGACGAAAGATCGACGAAAGAACTACATGTGATTGCTTATTAGCATTATGTGTGTTATGTAAGGAATTTTCTACCAAATATACAAATTAAAATCGCTCTCCATTGTACGTCACGCGGTACGTGCAGGCGAATGCGCGTTGTTTGATATTTAATCTACGCCCACGTGTGCAGATGGTGCATCCGAAAAAGTCAATGGTGATTGCTTctcaaaaaatgcaaattaaaaaacGGGAACACAGGGAATATTCTGAGATATTGGCTCGCAATAAAAAATTTTCACTTGGCGATTGATCGATGTAGAACTGGCTAATTGAATGATCAAATGATAGGATAAATGCCACCAAGAAGCCGACAGAACTGACAGGAATGCGCTATTCAAACAGTCTCAATCGATTGTTGTACTTTAGactgagttttttttaaatccccTTTTACTCGTGGATTTCATCATTAATGGGATCATTCTATCTATTCTGTTACCAGCTGAAACTCTGTTAACTCTGTCCGGAAAGGCAAATGAATTAGCCAGCTTGGGAAAACAGGTAATCTGAATGTGTCCTATGTTCTGGCTGACTGTTTGACCATCAATGCGATAGGAGAGAATATTCACACGCCCAATTTTGCATTGCAAAGGTGTGAACATTTCTTTCGTACCGACAGTACCTGTCACTGTTATTGCTTTGCATGGTTCTGGAAGGTCGACCTTAGTATGAAATCTCTTTTCAAATATCCAGCTCCACTAGAATCTCTTTCCTCACACACCAATATTCAATCATACACACTGCACTTACTTGTCGCGCTTAAACTGTTGGTTCGCCTCGAAAATGCAGACCGCATCGTCGGTGTAGCACTGGTCGATGGAGGGTACACGGCGGAACTTCTGGTGATACCACGGGTACGTTTGCCGGTTAGGTTCGACGATTTTCTCTGCAAAGAAAGGCAAAGGTTTGTTCAGTTGTTTTGAAGACGTTAGTCGGTTTGTCGGCGTCCGATGGCTGGAGGTTAGAGGGAATTATGTAATGGACTTTTCGCATGCCATACTACCGCACATTATGTTGCATTTTCGACCTCATTGTATCGTATTTTTACATATTTGAACTGACTTAGCTGTTTGGAATGCTCAGTTGAAACGATAGTCGTGCTATTTATCGTTATTAGCCGgagaaacaatatttttatcCTTGTTCTACGTACTCACCCCGGAACCAAGTTACGGGTCCATCGATGGTGGCTTGAACAGCGTTCAGGAAGCTGTCGAGCGGATTGCGAGCTGGAGCCTCCGGCATTTTGATTGATCAGCAAATCctacaaaaaaggaagatcCGCACAGTTAGTAAAGCACGATAATTTAAGCGAAATTTGCAAAACATACACCAGATAACCAAAATACCGAAAAATCCGTAGTGCTTTGACGGCTCGATGTGCAGACGAGCTGTCAAAGTTCGGCTTTCTTCGTGAAATGTCACTTGACGCTACCAGTGAAAAAGCTATACAAATACGAtgccaaacaatttaaattcgGTGTATGGTGCGGAAATACAACCGTTACATTTTGGTTTTCCGGTTATTGATGATATTTAGCGATTATTGAACACTGCTTTAATAATACTTATTTCAGACGTCAATTCAGATCGAGTACTTGTTATCTCATCCAACGGGCTCGCTTTATCAATTGATGATTTGAAGAAGCATTTTTACTACTTAGCTCCTCAAAAGGATAAGCAttagaagtaaaataaaaaaaagaatgaaattgAAAGTCATATAGTTTTgataaatgttgtttttactATCATATGagaattgtttctttatttcatTGCAATTACACCATTCTTACTCAAGCAGATGTCATATGTTATCTTTGTCAAAGT
Proteins encoded:
- the LOC120959013 gene encoding SET domain-containing protein SmydA-8, yielding MGDSTYKVLECPELGRYGVAARDLKAGELLFEETPFAVGPKLDSPPLCLECCCPVDGGEGGPRCSRCGWPLCEDCSAGGAELVYHRGECEVFAANGVRFRPVEDSTAGCVQLDCITPLRVLLAKEADEARWKREIEPMEYHDAERREGANWKVDENNIVAFLRGPCGLGKRFSAELVQRAIGLLDVNAFEGRTGSGYSCRGLYPQLAIMAHNCVPNVVHSIHPSNGFRMVARVAVDVREGDKLYTTYTYTLTGTVARQSILKASKFFTCRCTRCLDPTELGTHFSTLLCSKCSGGLITSTDPLDENAEWKCGQCGFKTSGAAVQKAVMTIHNEIDELACFEYEAGRLEAYETVYKKYRSVLHPLHFINTSIRHSLIELYGRIPGYEMAELPDVLLERKVELCRSILRVLDVFEPGKSRARAMILYELHAPLIMLAQSAFARGEDQRDGKSLKQQLNEAAQILEECGAILDWEDPATPEGILANVAQQSLAQLRQSIETLD
- the LOC120959014 gene encoding NADH dehydrogenase [ubiquinone] 1 beta subcomplex subunit 10; amino-acid sequence: MPEAPARNPLDSFLNAVQATIDGPVTWFREKIVEPNRQTYPWYHQKFRRVPSIDQCYTDDAVCIFEANQQFKRDKMVDNEILAILRQRFEDCVLYEQPDHERKCRSLLDTYEKAAENWFIKYGDLGGYANAKTAYMKQKHRMIWERRHGPVGTGMKTVDGEGDVASEH